A window of Bacteroidota bacterium genomic DNA:
GCCTGCAACGGCGCGATTCCTGCGCCAACGGTGGGAAGCGTGATGCGGGCCGATTCCCCAATCCGAATTGCCGACATCCGAAAGAGTGGAACGTCGGCAACAAAGTCAATATCGGCGGGCCCGATGATTGAGAGCAACTCTTGATTCTCGGAAACAAATTCTCCGGGATTTGCGGTGCGTGTTGCGATTAGACCCCCGATACGCGACCGGACCGCAACACCGTTCTGTCCAGCCTTTGCAAGCTCCATCATGCGTTCGGCCTCGGCCTTTTGGCTGGCGGTTTTTGCTTCTCCCAGCATAACACGCGCACCTTCCTCACTCGCCTGCGCCTCTTTAGACTGGATGACCGCAAGTACCTCCCCTGCCTTGACCATTGTCCCTTCGATTCCAGTGAGCGAAATGAGCTTTCCGGCGATCGGAGACACCAGCTTCTCTTTCGCGAGGGCTTCCGTGCGCCCGGTGACAACCAACCGCTCTGGAACTGTGCCGACAGTCACAAGAGCCGCGCGCACGGATACTTTTGTCATAACCGAGTTTGTCTCCTCGTCGCTGGTGTCCTTTTTGCTGCAGCCCAAACCGACACTGGTTACGAACACCATAAGACAAAGCCGGGCAGTCCAAATGTTACTTTGCATTGGTGGA
This region includes:
- a CDS encoding HlyD family efflux transporter periplasmic adaptor subunit; protein product: MQSNIWTARLCLMVFVTSVGLGCSKKDTSDEETNSVMTKVSVRAALVTVGTVPERLVVTGRTEALAKEKLVSPIAGKLISLTGIEGTMVKAGEVLAVIQSKEAQASEEGARVMLGEAKTASQKAEAERMMELAKAGQNGVAVRSRIGGLIATRTANPGEFVSENQELLSIIGPADIDFVADVPLFRMSAIRIGESARITLPTVGAGIAPLQARIIAIKPQADSSGQTAKVVFHFEGLTPTTITFLRTGIVGTAEITFDLRSHAMLVPKSAVVRNDETNEHIVMTFGSDSIAHVVSVTTGPEVDSLVSIESSILKPGMNVITEGNYSLADSTRITLIHQ